The following are encoded together in the Acidobacteriota bacterium genome:
- a CDS encoding N-formylglutamate amidohydrolase, with protein sequence MASAYRLLRGDAVPHTVLTCEHATPLMPRKIRCSESQRRRLGEHWGWDRGAWDVCKELHAVLRAPAVGSRLSRLWIDLNRAIGDASMFRAEVGGVQLPWNDPPSITERRHRIDTVYRPYHDAIDRVLSDALLRDGRPLVFSVHSFTSRLGRRRRAFDIGILYHRSPAAAQRMVRHFRQAGLRVRYNEPYSGREGMMYSAERHAATFGLDCLELECNQELFKRVDASRRIAKIAGNALRQIHASR encoded by the coding sequence TTGGCTTCAGCGTACAGGCTCCTGCGTGGCGATGCCGTGCCGCACACGGTCTTGACCTGCGAACACGCCACACCTCTCATGCCCCGGAAGATCCGCTGCTCCGAGTCGCAGCGTCGTCGACTCGGAGAACACTGGGGATGGGATCGCGGGGCCTGGGACGTTTGCAAAGAACTCCACGCCGTCCTGCGAGCCCCGGCGGTCGGCTCGCGGCTCTCGCGGCTCTGGATCGATCTCAATCGTGCGATCGGCGACGCCTCGATGTTCCGAGCGGAAGTCGGCGGCGTACAACTTCCCTGGAACGATCCGCCCTCGATCACGGAACGTCGTCATCGCATCGACACGGTCTATCGCCCCTACCACGATGCAATCGATCGAGTTCTGTCCGATGCGTTACTGCGGGATGGACGACCGCTCGTGTTTTCCGTGCATTCGTTTACATCTCGACTCGGCCGGCGACGACGGGCATTCGATATCGGCATCCTCTATCACCGCTCACCCGCTGCGGCACAACGGATGGTGCGTCACTTCCGACAGGCCGGCTTGCGGGTGCGATACAACGAACCCTATTCGGGGCGCGAGGGAATGATGTACTCGGCCGAACGCCACGCGGCGACGTTCGGGCTGGATTGTCTCGAACTGGAATGCAATCAGGAACTGTTCAAGCGCGTCGACGCCTCCCGGCGGATCGCCAAGATTGCAGGTAACGCGTTACGCCAGATCCATGCCTCGCGATGA
- a CDS encoding MBL fold metallo-hydrolase: MTNRTSIRFLGATGTVTGSKFLIEHEGFRVLVDCGLFQGLKNLRMQNRATPPVNPSKLNLIVLTHAHIDHTGYLPLMVKRGYEGDVLATHPTVDLCGILLPDSGYLQEEDARWANRRGYSKHQPAEPLYTQLEARASLKNLRPVPFDETLQIHDSMSVRFRPAGHILGAAIVEFRLHRNGREDIRCVFSGDLGRCSQPIIPPPSPLPDCDHLVMECTYGNRDHPDDDPKDLLEDVIRRTAERGGMVVIPAFAVGRTQALLFILRELQNEGRLPRDIPIHIDSPMAIQATKIFTRHRDAYDLESRGLLSTGEDPLGLSNVVINETVEQSKSLNDLRYPAILISASGMATGGRVLHHLGYRLPDHRNTVLFGGYQAVGTRGRLLQEGRKTVRIHGREVRVRADVLTLDGLSAHADRKGLMTWLESGSRIPEQIHLVHGESEARTAFADQISGKHGHRPNCPEFGERAELS, from the coding sequence GTGACCAACAGGACGAGCATTCGGTTCCTCGGGGCGACCGGGACCGTGACCGGTTCGAAGTTCCTGATCGAGCACGAGGGATTTCGGGTGCTCGTGGATTGTGGGTTGTTTCAGGGCTTGAAGAACCTTCGGATGCAGAATCGCGCGACACCCCCCGTAAATCCATCGAAATTGAATCTCATCGTACTGACTCACGCGCATATCGATCACACGGGCTACCTGCCTCTGATGGTAAAGCGGGGATACGAAGGCGACGTCCTCGCGACCCATCCGACCGTAGACCTCTGTGGGATCCTTCTACCCGACTCCGGATACCTCCAGGAGGAGGATGCCCGCTGGGCCAACCGCCGCGGTTACTCCAAGCATCAACCGGCGGAGCCGCTCTACACGCAGCTGGAAGCCCGCGCCTCGCTGAAAAATCTGCGTCCGGTTCCGTTCGACGAGACCCTACAGATTCACGACTCGATGAGCGTACGGTTCAGGCCGGCCGGTCATATTCTCGGTGCCGCAATCGTAGAGTTTCGACTGCATCGAAACGGTCGTGAGGATATCCGCTGTGTTTTCTCGGGGGATCTTGGGCGTTGTAGCCAGCCGATCATTCCTCCCCCAAGTCCGCTGCCCGATTGCGATCACCTCGTCATGGAGTGCACGTATGGCAATCGTGACCATCCTGACGACGACCCGAAGGACCTCCTCGAGGATGTGATCCGGCGGACCGCCGAGCGCGGGGGGATGGTCGTCATTCCGGCATTCGCTGTAGGGCGCACGCAGGCGCTCCTTTTTATTTTGCGAGAACTGCAGAATGAGGGGCGCCTACCGCGGGATATTCCGATCCATATTGATTCCCCCATGGCGATCCAGGCCACGAAGATCTTTACTCGTCATCGCGACGCTTACGATCTCGAGTCGCGAGGGCTCCTGTCCACAGGTGAGGATCCTCTGGGTCTCTCGAACGTCGTCATCAACGAGACCGTCGAACAGTCCAAATCATTGAACGATCTCCGCTATCCTGCGATCCTGATATCGGCGTCCGGCATGGCGACGGGGGGGAGGGTGCTGCACCATCTCGGCTACCGACTTCCGGACCATCGGAACACGGTGTTGTTCGGTGGCTACCAGGCCGTTGGAACTCGGGGTCGACTACTGCAGGAGGGTCGGAAGACGGTGCGAATCCATGGCCGCGAGGTCAGGGTGCGTGCCGATGTCTTGACCCTCGACGGGCTGTCGGCCCACGCCGATCGAAAAGGGTTGATGACCTGGCTGGAGTCGGGGTCGCGCATTCCGGAACAGATCCATCTGGTCCACGGAGAGTCGGAGGCCCGCACGGCATTCGCTGACCAGATCTCGGGGAAGCATGGTCATCGCCCGAATTGTCCGGAGTTCGGCGAACGGGCCGAACTCTCGTGA
- a CDS encoding SelT/SelW/SelH family (seleno)protein has product MKITIEYCASUNYKPRAAGLADELKRALGVEAELIASGGGVFEIRVDDQLIFSKKELGRFPEDGEVLARIDEPA; this is encoded by the coding sequence ATGAAGATCACGATCGAATACTGCGCTTCTTGAAATTACAAACCACGAGCTGCCGGTCTGGCAGATGAGCTAAAACGTGCGTTGGGGGTCGAAGCCGAGTTGATCGCGTCCGGTGGTGGCGTGTTCGAGATCCGAGTCGACGACCAATTGATATTTTCAAAAAAAGAACTCGGACGTTTCCCGGAAGACGGCGAAGTTCTGGCCCGGATTGATGAGCCTGCTTGA
- the ispG gene encoding (E)-4-hydroxy-3-methylbut-2-enyl-diphosphate synthase produces the protein MRPWTYNGIRPYRRKTRRVAIGDLAIGGHEPIRVQSMTTPSTRDTTATVDQIERLVDAGCEIVRVTVPTTGDADNLPNIRAEMKRRQIRVPLVADIHFTPAAAMKAVEHVEKIRINPGNYADKKKFASREYTDVEYDGELKRIERVVTPLIKRAKTLGVSMRIGTNHGSLSDRIMNRYGDTPGGMVESALEFVRICEKHDYRDLVLSMKSSNPVVVQHVYRLLASRMSAEQMDYPFHLGVTEAGDGEDGRIKSAIGIGALLAEGLGDTVRVSLTEDPVAEIPVARELVANSARHLGELKQPTDPWPELRDPHRYDRRVAEPVTCGALRIGGGETVAVETPLVQVLSEPKAIRSELDSQIGVRVPEETRADVIVIDAFESGDDQRLLELRQALHNVAPRVALSARVKTDAALDTTDRWWAATDRLQVECDVNSVDTIRELLDSAAGADRLLLVELRATQDTADPLRQVVQTALACIDGLNAAPLRHVQFGLVPDPRISTLHGYRLLSAALTHAGAPIPLVLIDRDDRLDTASLLKTATQLGGLLCDGTGDSIQVRRSDATESRRVAFGVLQAARVRITRTEFISCPSCGRTLFDLEETTARIKERTSHLKGLKIAVMGCIVNGPGEMADADFGYVGWGEDKIALFVGKEMVARDIPTKGAEERLVQLIKDHGRWVDPPVAVSQD, from the coding sequence GTGCGCCCATGGACCTACAACGGCATCCGACCGTATCGCCGAAAGACCCGCCGGGTGGCCATCGGCGACCTCGCGATCGGCGGCCACGAGCCCATTCGTGTCCAGTCGATGACCACCCCGTCGACCCGCGATACGACGGCGACCGTCGATCAGATAGAGCGTCTGGTCGATGCCGGCTGCGAAATCGTGCGTGTTACGGTTCCGACAACCGGCGACGCCGACAACCTTCCGAACATCCGTGCGGAAATGAAACGTCGACAGATCCGCGTGCCACTCGTCGCGGACATCCACTTCACCCCCGCCGCTGCCATGAAGGCCGTTGAACACGTCGAGAAGATCCGCATCAATCCGGGTAACTACGCAGACAAGAAGAAGTTTGCATCACGTGAGTACACGGATGTGGAATACGACGGCGAGTTGAAACGAATCGAACGCGTGGTTACACCGCTGATCAAGCGAGCAAAAACGCTGGGTGTCAGCATGCGGATCGGAACCAACCACGGGTCGCTCTCCGATCGCATCATGAACCGCTACGGGGATACGCCCGGGGGCATGGTGGAGTCCGCCCTCGAGTTTGTTCGCATCTGCGAGAAACATGACTATCGCGATCTCGTGCTTTCGATGAAATCGTCAAACCCCGTCGTCGTACAACACGTGTATCGGCTCCTCGCGTCGCGGATGTCCGCGGAGCAAATGGACTATCCGTTCCATCTCGGCGTCACCGAGGCCGGCGACGGCGAAGACGGAAGGATCAAGTCGGCGATCGGCATCGGAGCGTTGTTGGCCGAGGGCCTCGGAGACACGGTTCGTGTCTCGCTCACCGAGGATCCGGTCGCGGAAATCCCTGTCGCGCGTGAACTGGTGGCAAACAGCGCGCGCCATCTTGGCGAACTCAAGCAACCCACGGACCCATGGCCGGAGCTCAGGGACCCCCATCGCTACGATCGCCGGGTCGCCGAGCCGGTGACTTGCGGCGCGCTTCGTATCGGCGGCGGCGAGACCGTCGCGGTCGAGACGCCTCTCGTCCAGGTGCTCTCAGAGCCCAAGGCTATCCGCTCGGAACTCGACTCGCAGATCGGGGTCCGCGTGCCGGAAGAGACTCGCGCCGACGTCATCGTGATCGACGCCTTCGAATCGGGAGATGACCAGAGACTTCTCGAGCTTCGCCAGGCACTCCACAACGTCGCCCCACGCGTCGCACTCTCCGCGCGAGTCAAGACCGATGCGGCCCTGGACACGACCGACCGCTGGTGGGCGGCAACGGATCGTCTCCAGGTCGAGTGCGACGTCAACTCGGTCGATACCATCCGAGAGCTTCTTGACTCGGCGGCGGGTGCCGATCGCCTCTTGCTCGTGGAACTTCGCGCGACGCAGGACACGGCGGACCCGTTGAGACAGGTCGTACAGACCGCGCTCGCTTGCATCGATGGATTGAACGCGGCGCCGCTTCGACACGTGCAGTTCGGCCTGGTACCGGATCCACGAATCTCGACCCTGCATGGCTACCGATTACTTTCCGCGGCGCTGACCCACGCTGGGGCTCCCATTCCGTTGGTCCTGATCGACCGCGACGATCGTCTGGACACGGCGAGTCTGCTGAAAACGGCCACTCAGCTCGGCGGTCTCCTCTGTGACGGAACCGGCGATTCAATTCAGGTTCGCCGTTCGGACGCGACGGAGTCACGACGCGTCGCGTTCGGGGTTCTGCAAGCAGCGCGCGTTCGAATTACCCGTACGGAGTTCATCTCCTGTCCGTCCTGCGGTCGCACGCTCTTCGACCTGGAAGAGACAACGGCTCGAATCAAGGAACGGACATCCCATCTCAAGGGCCTGAAAATTGCGGTGATGGGTTGCATCGTGAACGGCCCGGGGGAGATGGCCGACGCCGACTTCGGCTACGTCGGCTGGGGAGAGGACAAGATCGCGCTATTCGTCGGTAAGGAGATGGTTGCGCGGGATATTCCGACGAAGGGCGCAGAGGAGCGACTGGTTCAGCTGATCAAGGATCATGGTCGCTGGGTCGATCCACCGGTTGCGGTGTCTCAGGACTGA
- a CDS encoding proline dehydrogenase family protein yields MSLLDRLIGWSLPVVPRPIVRHFSEPYIAGETAEQALRRVRPLRDAGAMVTLDILGEFTTAPAEADRNADAYLKLLRRIQQEGLSETNVSIKLTALGLLLDPEACYQRILEVTQLAAELDNSVRIDMEDAPCTDETLRTYERLRRTMPAHIGVVLQARLRRTLSDIDVLTTQPASFRICKGIYLEPEEIAHTGFDEIRENFVACTRRMFERGAKVAIATHDEWLVERALELIREFDVSRDRYEFQMLLGVRERLRNNILADGHRLRVYVPYGEQWYAYSVRRLRENPQIAGHAFRSMFSRD; encoded by the coding sequence ATGAGCCTGCTTGATCGTCTTATCGGTTGGTCGCTGCCTGTAGTTCCCCGCCCGATCGTCCGTCACTTTTCGGAACCTTATATCGCCGGTGAGACGGCCGAACAGGCGCTGCGACGCGTACGGCCACTTCGCGATGCAGGGGCGATGGTCACTCTGGACATCCTGGGTGAGTTCACGACAGCACCCGCCGAGGCAGATCGCAACGCGGACGCGTACCTGAAACTCCTCCGCCGAATCCAGCAGGAAGGTCTTTCGGAGACCAACGTCTCCATCAAGCTGACAGCCCTCGGTCTCTTACTGGACCCGGAGGCTTGCTATCAGCGAATACTGGAAGTGACCCAGCTCGCCGCCGAGCTCGATAATTCCGTGCGTATCGATATGGAAGATGCGCCGTGCACCGACGAGACTCTCCGGACTTACGAGCGCCTGCGGCGCACCATGCCCGCGCATATCGGTGTCGTGTTGCAGGCGAGACTTCGTCGAACGCTCTCCGACATTGACGTCCTGACGACGCAACCTGCCAGTTTCAGGATCTGCAAAGGGATTTACCTGGAACCCGAAGAGATCGCCCACACGGGGTTCGACGAGATCCGCGAGAATTTTGTCGCGTGCACGCGACGGATGTTCGAACGTGGTGCCAAGGTGGCGATCGCAACCCACGACGAATGGCTGGTCGAGCGCGCTCTCGAACTGATCCGCGAGTTTGATGTCTCCCGCGATCGCTACGAGTTTCAGATGTTGCTGGGAGTCCGCGAGCGCCTACGGAACAACATCCTTGCGGACGGCCATCGCCTACGCGTCTACGTGCCCTACGGGGAACAGTGGTACGCCTACTCCGTTCGACGCCTTCGCGAAAACCCGCAGATCGCCGGTCACGCGTTCCGTTCGATGTTCTCGCGAGACTGA
- a CDS encoding trypsin-like peptidase domain-containing protein, protein MNWRVPLLIGLVFVAGVWMGREVVRAVRPAPGPPTLRVGDVADGDDADNAGLPLPDGLSDEELRDIDIFRAASRSVVNVSGVELRRSFRLDLFEIPRESGTGFYWDDRGHIVTNYHVIDGSNRLWVTLPDRTRWPAAVVGAAPEKDIAVLKLEAGAPHQPGIERGDSGVLRVGRKVLALGNPFGLDQTLTMGVVSALDREIDSPTGRKIRGVIQTDAAINPGNSGGPLLDSDGRLIGVNTTIVSPSGGSSGIGFAIPIDAIERLVPQLILHGRLVEPGIEGVEWLSSRRSGRLGVEGVVVYAVEPGSGASRLGIVGLQLDERRRLRLGDVVVAVDGESTPDLDALRDRFDLVGVDGNVELTVQRAGNRRSVTVRLSPVG, encoded by the coding sequence TTGAACTGGCGAGTGCCCCTGCTCATCGGGTTAGTCTTCGTGGCCGGCGTCTGGATGGGTCGCGAGGTCGTTCGCGCCGTTCGCCCTGCGCCAGGGCCCCCGACACTTCGCGTCGGCGACGTCGCTGATGGCGACGATGCCGACAATGCCGGTCTTCCGCTTCCCGACGGACTCTCCGACGAGGAGCTTCGTGACATCGACATCTTTCGCGCAGCATCGCGGTCGGTTGTGAACGTTTCCGGTGTGGAGCTGCGACGCTCGTTCCGTCTCGATCTCTTCGAGATCCCTCGCGAATCGGGGACCGGGTTCTACTGGGATGATCGAGGTCATATCGTCACGAACTACCACGTAATCGATGGCTCCAATCGTCTGTGGGTCACGTTGCCGGATCGAACACGCTGGCCCGCCGCGGTCGTCGGTGCGGCGCCGGAAAAAGATATCGCCGTGCTGAAGCTGGAGGCCGGTGCGCCCCACCAGCCGGGAATCGAGAGGGGAGATTCCGGCGTGTTGCGAGTCGGACGGAAGGTACTCGCACTGGGCAATCCATTCGGCCTCGATCAGACCCTCACGATGGGAGTGGTCAGCGCACTGGATCGAGAGATCGACTCGCCCACCGGCCGCAAGATACGAGGGGTCATTCAGACCGACGCGGCGATCAACCCGGGTAACTCGGGTGGGCCGCTCCTGGACTCCGACGGCCGATTGATCGGTGTCAACACCACGATCGTCAGCCCCAGCGGTGGTTCCTCCGGGATCGGTTTTGCCATCCCGATCGACGCGATCGAGCGACTGGTGCCCCAGTTGATCCTCCACGGTCGGCTTGTCGAACCGGGGATCGAAGGGGTCGAGTGGCTGTCGAGTCGACGAAGCGGACGACTGGGGGTCGAGGGCGTCGTGGTGTACGCGGTGGAGCCCGGGAGCGGCGCGTCGCGCCTGGGGATCGTGGGACTGCAGCTGGACGAGCGTCGGCGATTGAGACTGGGAGACGTCGTGGTCGCCGTCGACGGCGAGTCAACGCCCGATCTGGACGCGTTGCGAGATCGCTTTGATCTTGTCGGTGTGGACGGCAACGTCGAGCTGACGGTCCAGCGTGCCGGGAATCG